The genomic DNA CAGGGATTACCTTATCAGTTTCAGGAGCACGTCACAGCATAGCCGCAGCGGCTGAGTGATTTTCCAGCTGAGAGAGCCATGGATTGCAGTAATTTGCTTCCGGAGCTCCTCTCTTTCTTGTTCTCTGGATTTTATCGAGTGATACAGTTCATTCTGGAGATGAATTGTCTCTCTCCTTTTTACTAACAGCTCTGACAGAAATTCTACAAGACAAGCCCTGGCCTCAGATTCACCGCCGTTCCTATGCATAACGAAGATGCTGTCCGCGTAAGACTCTGCTGCCATAGCGGTAGTCTTCGCAGATGCATGGACACGACTCACGGAAAGGTTGTTCCGTATCGTGGTGAAAGAGTATTTTTTGGCAATTCGAAGCCAGAGATCAAAATCCATGGCAAGATGCAGTGCCTCGTCCAAAGGTCCGCAATCACGCCAGGCAGCTTGTGCGAAAAAGCAGGAGGGTTGCATTATATGCTTATGAATGGCTTGAAAAAGCGACTTGAGCGTAAGAGGGTAGGGCTCGAAAAGCATTGAGGTGCCGGTTTCTTCAAAATACATTTCCCCCGCGCCGACTATCGCCCCAGCATCGGGTTGTGCCGCAAAGGACTCTGCCACAGCATTGAGTGCTCCAGGAAGATACCAGTCATCTGAATTTAGCCAGCCGAAGATCTCCCCAGTGGCCCTTTCGAAGCCTTTGTTTAAGGCATGGCTCTGCCCTCTGTCCGGCTCGCTTACCCAATATGCAAGGTGCTTCTCGTATCTTCTGATGATATCTACACTGCCGTCGGTACTCCCGCCATCGATGATGATGTATTCAAGATTGGGATAACCCTGATCCAGAACGGAGAGGATTGTCTTCTCCAGGAATTTTCCCTGGTTGTACGAAGGCGTTACTATGGTAATTTTAGGTAAGCCTGTCACATGATCCTCTATAGCACATCGGCAAAGTGCGGCCGCAAGCGACGGAAGACCACCGCCCCGATCAGAAGAAAAAACATTGCTACAGACCAGAAATACAGCGTCTGAGCCCAGTGCTCCCAAAACCAGACTTTATTGATCAGACTGTCGCGATACCCTTCTATGATGTACACAACCGGGTTGAGTTTGAAGTATGGCTGAAGACCTGGCGGCAGCAGATTGATCGACCAGAAAATCGGGGTACCCCAGAAGAGGAACTGCAGTGCCATGGAAACCAGTTGGCCAATGTCGCGAAGAAAAATGATCACAGAAGAACAGAACCAGCCAAGACCCAGAAGGAGGACTATCGATGCACCCAGGTAATAAAGCACCTGCACGCTATGGATCGGGATCGGCAGTCCGTTCGCAAGGAACATCAGAAAGATCAGGAGTATGAAAAACAGATGGATTATCAGCGTGGAAATCAGCTTTACCAGAGGAAGTATCCCGATGCTGAATGCCATTTTCTTTACAAGGAAACTGTTTTCAAGGATGGAAACGGTAGCAGAGGAAAGCGCATCACTGAAGAAAAACCAGGGAATGATACCTGTCGCCAGCCAGAGCACATACGGAACGTTGTTTACCGGCTGGCTCTTGAACACGAAGCTGAACACAAACCAGAGAATGGCAATGTACACCGTTGGATGCACGAAAGCCCAAAGCATGCCCAGGTAGGACCCCAAGTACTTTTGCCTGAAATCACGCTTCGCCATCTCAACGATGATCTGGCGGCGCGAGACTAGCTCGGTTACAAAGGCTATGAACATTTTTAGCATAAGCACTGCCTACCAATACCTGCTCATGAAGCTTGTCCTGTCAATTCCATGCGCCGGCTTCCTCCCGGCAACATGCGAGCCTTACGGTACTCCTATGGCAACAGAAATACAATAGCCGATACTGTGGCAGCAACCATCGGCAACCAACCTACCTTTATGCATCAGCAGCGTAAGCAGCTAGGAATGCCCAGCCGCCAGTTGAAACCATCTTGATGATTTCGTCAGCTCTTCATAGGTCCCGTGGCTGACAATGCGACCATTCTGCAGCATGTAAATGATGTCGCAGCCTTTGACGGTGGTGAGACGATGAGCGATCATAATTACCGTTTTTTTCCCGGACACTTCACGCAGCGCGTCCATAACTGCCGCCTCTGTTACGCCATCCAGCGCGTTAGTAGCTTCATCCATTATCAACAGAGAAGGATTACGATAGAGCGCACGGGCAATGGCAATGCGCTGACGTTGGCCGCCACTCAGTCTTACGCCACGCTCCCCAATTATCGTTTCATATCCTTCGGGAAGTCTGTTTTCAATGAAGGAATGCAGATTGGCAACACGGGCTGCGCGGATAACTGCGGCCATATCGATGATAGAATCAGGAACCCCAAATGCGATATTCCTGGCAATGGAATCATCACTAAGAAAGATCTGCTGATGGACATAGCCTATATTGCGCCGCCAGTACGGGATCTGCTCATCCCTGATCCGGATGCCGTCAACCAGCACCTCTCCGGAAGTGGGGACAAGCAATCCGAGAATGATATCCACCAGGGTTGTCTTCCCCGAGCCCGTAGCGCCGACCAAACCCACAGAGGTGTTCTTCAGGATTGTCAGCGTTACGCCATCCAAGGTGGGCCCACTGGCACCTGTGTAACGGAACCCAACATTGTCTAGGCGGAGCTCGCGGTCAAAAGGTAACGGTAGGACGGCTTCATTTACAACACTAATATTTCCCTGCGATTCCTGAGGCTCCTTTACCAGATCCCCATGTAACAGTTCCAGACCGGCGGCGTTAAGGCGGATGGTGCCAATGCCAGAGAAGATCTGCTGGAGGGCCGGGAGAATCCGGTAACCTGCAAACGCGTAAACAGCCAGAAGCGGTATGATCTGGTCGGCAGATCCCCCGTTCCCAATCAAGTAGAAAACTATAAGCAAAATGCCGCCGAATGCCATCACTTCCAGCGCAAGCCGCGGAAGTAGCCCCACTGTTCCAGCCGCAATACAGTTTCTGGAATAGTGCTCGGCATGAACTGAAAATCTCTCGATGAAAAACCGCTCCCGCCCCAGCACCTTTATTTCCTTGACCCCGTTCAATGCCTCATTTGCAGCCTTGTGCTTGAGCGATACCGCGTGAACCTGCTCCTTCCCGATCCGGGACAACCTGTTGCGGGTAAATAAAAAAACCGCTCCATAACTTCCCCCGAGAGAAATAGCAATGGCAACCGCGACCAGAGGTTCAAAAAGCACCAGCAGGCTCATTATCAGCAAACTCATCAGCACACTGGAAACAACCTGAAGAGCGGCAGCAAAGCAGCTGATGACATTTCTTGCCTCGAACAGGATGTTTTTGCCCATATCAGAGGTATGACGGTTCAGAAAAAAGGAATATTCCTTCGACAGGTAATTTGCTAGAAGCCGCCGGCCCAGAACCTGATTGACGTTGTTTTCAAATATGATGCTCAACCTGACTATAAGAGCTTTCAGCAGACTGCTGACAACAAGCAACCCAAAGAGAGCAATACCAAGCGGCAAAACTAAATCCGAGGCACTTTGAAAACCAATAAAATCTAAAGCATCATGAACCAAATGAGGCATATCTGCCGGAGACGGGTTGGATATGGCTCTCATAAAAGGCATGATCGACGCAATGCCTAGGGTTTCAATAAATGACATAGCGAATATGACTGCAAACAGAAGAAACAAGTACTTTTTTTCTCCGTTTGGTATAAGGTCCCACATTACCTTTACTGCCTTAATCATACAATTGATCCTGACGGCACTGGGCTAACTTCTTTCATTATCTTTATGCGGATGGAACTTTTTAAGCAGTGCCAGTGATTTTCTAAAAGGTGCTGTAACTCGCCATGATAAAGAATCGTATATCTCCCCTATCAAACGGGAACTTTCTCGCAAAGATGCTTCAAGCAGTTGACCTTCCTGATACAACTCGTTGATTCTCCGTTCTGCACGGTGTAGCAAAGAGTAATGGTAGGTGTCGGTTCCGAAATAATATTGTTGATATTGTATATTGGTCGCTCTCTCCAAAATATA from Geobacter sp. DSM 9736 includes the following:
- a CDS encoding glycosyltransferase family 2 protein, with protein sequence MTGLPKITIVTPSYNQGKFLEKTILSVLDQGYPNLEYIIIDGGSTDGSVDIIRRYEKHLAYWVSEPDRGQSHALNKGFERATGEIFGWLNSDDWYLPGALNAVAESFAAQPDAGAIVGAGEMYFEETGTSMLFEPYPLTLKSLFQAIHKHIMQPSCFFAQAAWRDCGPLDEALHLAMDFDLWLRIAKKYSFTTIRNNLSVSRVHASAKTTAMAAESYADSIFVMHRNGGESEARACLVEFLSELLVKRRETIHLQNELYHSIKSREQEREELRKQITAIHGSLSWKITQPLRLCCDVLLKLIR
- a CDS encoding ABC transporter ATP-binding protein — protein: MIKAVKVMWDLIPNGEKKYLFLLFAVIFAMSFIETLGIASIMPFMRAISNPSPADMPHLVHDALDFIGFQSASDLVLPLGIALFGLLVVSSLLKALIVRLSIIFENNVNQVLGRRLLANYLSKEYSFFLNRHTSDMGKNILFEARNVISCFAAALQVVSSVLMSLLIMSLLVLFEPLVAVAIAISLGGSYGAVFLFTRNRLSRIGKEQVHAVSLKHKAANEALNGVKEIKVLGRERFFIERFSVHAEHYSRNCIAAGTVGLLPRLALEVMAFGGILLIVFYLIGNGGSADQIIPLLAVYAFAGYRILPALQQIFSGIGTIRLNAAGLELLHGDLVKEPQESQGNISVVNEAVLPLPFDRELRLDNVGFRYTGASGPTLDGVTLTILKNTSVGLVGATGSGKTTLVDIILGLLVPTSGEVLVDGIRIRDEQIPYWRRNIGYVHQQIFLSDDSIARNIAFGVPDSIIDMAAVIRAARVANLHSFIENRLPEGYETIIGERGVRLSGGQRQRIAIARALYRNPSLLIMDEATNALDGVTEAAVMDALREVSGKKTVIMIAHRLTTVKGCDIIYMLQNGRIVSHGTYEELTKSSRWFQLAAGHS
- a CDS encoding ABC transporter permease; the encoded protein is MLKMFIAFVTELVSRRQIIVEMAKRDFRQKYLGSYLGMLWAFVHPTVYIAILWFVFSFVFKSQPVNNVPYVLWLATGIIPWFFFSDALSSATVSILENSFLVKKMAFSIGILPLVKLISTLIIHLFFILLIFLMFLANGLPIPIHSVQVLYYLGASIVLLLGLGWFCSSVIIFLRDIGQLVSMALQFLFWGTPIFWSINLLPPGLQPYFKLNPVVYIIEGYRDSLINKVWFWEHWAQTLYFWSVAMFFLLIGAVVFRRLRPHFADVL